Proteins from a genomic interval of Haemophilus parainfluenzae T3T1:
- the zwf gene encoding glucose-6-phosphate dehydrogenase produces MQTNNNCIVIFGASGDLTHRKLIPALYNLFKFGRLNQFSVLGVARTELNDDTFREKMREALLQTEETTPETLEEFCSHLYYQAVNTSDAADYGKLVPRLDELHEKYQTNGNTLYYMSTPPSLYGVIPECLAAHGLNTEEDGWKRIIVEKPFGYDAKTAKQLDVQIHRFFEEHQIYRIDHYLGKETVQNLLVLRFSNGWFEPLWNRNFIDYVEITGAEAIGVEERGGYYDGSGAMRDMFQNHLLQVLAMVAMEPPAIINANSMRDEVAKVMHSLRPLTQDDVEHNLVLGQYTAAEIDGKEVKGYLQEKGVPANSRTETFMALRCEIENWRWAGVPFYVRTGKRLPARVTEIVIHFKTTPHPVFSQNAPENKLIIRIQPDEAISMRFGLKKPGAGFEAKEVSMDFRYADLADEQVLTAYERLLLDAMKGDATLFARTDAVHAAWKFVQPILNYKEAGGRVYEYEAGTWGPVAAEKLIAKSGRVWRKPSGKMKKKV; encoded by the coding sequence ATGCAAACGAATAATAATTGTATCGTGATTTTTGGTGCTTCTGGTGATTTAACGCACCGCAAACTCATTCCAGCACTTTATAATCTTTTCAAATTTGGGCGTTTAAACCAATTTTCTGTATTGGGTGTTGCTCGTACAGAATTAAACGATGACACTTTCCGTGAGAAAATGCGCGAAGCACTTCTTCAAACAGAAGAAACTACGCCTGAAACGCTCGAAGAGTTCTGTAGCCATCTCTATTATCAAGCGGTAAATACATCAGATGCCGCTGATTATGGCAAATTAGTGCCACGTTTAGACGAATTACATGAAAAATATCAAACGAATGGCAACACGCTTTATTACATGTCCACTCCTCCAAGCTTATATGGTGTGATTCCTGAATGTCTTGCTGCACATGGTTTAAACACCGAAGAAGACGGTTGGAAACGCATTATTGTGGAAAAACCATTCGGTTATGATGCGAAAACAGCAAAACAATTAGACGTACAGATTCACCGTTTCTTTGAAGAACATCAAATCTACCGTATCGACCATTATCTTGGTAAAGAAACCGTGCAAAACTTGCTTGTCTTGCGTTTCTCAAATGGTTGGTTCGAGCCGCTTTGGAACCGTAATTTCATTGATTATGTGGAAATTACTGGTGCTGAAGCGATTGGCGTGGAAGAACGTGGTGGCTATTACGATGGATCCGGTGCAATGCGTGATATGTTCCAAAACCACTTATTACAAGTTTTAGCCATGGTTGCTATGGAACCGCCCGCAATCATCAATGCGAACTCAATGCGTGATGAAGTGGCCAAAGTCATGCATTCTTTACGTCCATTAACGCAAGATGATGTTGAACACAACCTAGTGCTTGGTCAATACACTGCAGCAGAAATTGATGGAAAAGAAGTCAAAGGCTATTTACAAGAAAAAGGTGTGCCAGCTAACTCTCGCACTGAAACCTTTATGGCCTTACGCTGTGAAATCGAAAACTGGCGTTGGGCTGGTGTGCCTTTCTATGTTCGTACAGGTAAACGCTTACCAGCACGTGTGACTGAAATTGTGATTCATTTCAAAACTACGCCACATCCAGTATTCAGTCAAAATGCACCAGAAAATAAATTGATCATCCGTATTCAACCTGATGAAGCCATTTCAATGCGCTTCGGTTTGAAAAAACCAGGTGCAGGCTTCGAAGCGAAAGAAGTCTCAATGGATTTCCGTTATGCCGATTTGGCCGATGAGCAAGTGCTCACGGCTTATGAACGCTTATTGCTTGATGCAATGAAAGGCGATGCCACACTCTTTGCGCGTACGGATGCGGTGCACGCCGCATGGAAATTTGTGCAGCCAATTTTGAATTACAAAGAAGCAGGCGGTCGAGTTTACGAATATGAAGCCGGCACCTGGGGACCAGTTGCAGCCGAAAAACTCATTGCGAAAAGCGGTCGCGTATGGCGTAAACCAAGTGGCAAAATGAAGAAAAAGGTTTAA
- the cysQ gene encoding 3'(2'),5'-bisphosphate nucleotidase CysQ: MQLSQSLLDQVRTLANEAGKHLARFYQQDVAIQTKSDNTPVTEADLFVSQFLIEKLTALFPDIPVLSEENCNIPFEKRQTWQTYWLIDPLDGTQQFIDRTDQFSVLITLVQNHQPVLGVIHFPILDITYYAMKGFGAFKQSDKEIKTLQPRKIDLTQPLKIAVGATTSQEKVRSILAKNLACEFTVVGSSSLKSGLVAEGAVDCYVRLGKTGEWDTAGAEILLAEINGGIFDPQFQPLTYNQRESLINPNFVMVSDNTQNWASVFQFN; encoded by the coding sequence ATGCAATTATCTCAATCTCTTCTCGATCAAGTCCGCACGCTTGCCAATGAAGCAGGAAAACATTTGGCTCGTTTTTACCAACAGGATGTGGCAATACAAACCAAATCGGATAACACACCTGTCACAGAGGCGGATTTATTTGTCAGTCAGTTTTTAATCGAAAAACTGACCGCACTTTTCCCCGATATTCCTGTTCTTTCAGAGGAAAACTGCAATATCCCCTTTGAAAAACGCCAAACTTGGCAAACCTATTGGTTGATCGATCCCCTTGATGGCACACAGCAATTTATTGATCGTACGGATCAATTTTCCGTTTTGATTACACTCGTACAAAATCATCAACCTGTACTGGGGGTTATTCACTTCCCTATTTTGGATATTACCTATTACGCCATGAAAGGTTTCGGCGCATTCAAACAGAGTGACAAAGAGATAAAAACCTTACAACCACGAAAAATCGATCTTACTCAACCGTTAAAAATCGCCGTAGGCGCCACCACCTCACAAGAAAAAGTGCGGTCAATTTTAGCGAAGAATTTGGCATGCGAATTTACGGTAGTTGGTTCGAGTAGTTTGAAAAGCGGTTTGGTCGCAGAAGGGGCGGTTGATTGCTATGTTCGCCTCGGTAAAACCGGCGAATGGGACACCGCGGGCGCTGAAATTTTATTAGCTGAAATCAATGGGGGAATTTTCGATCCACAATTTCAGCCACTCACCTATAACCAGCGTGAAAGTTTAATTAATCCAAACTTTGTGATGGTGTCAGATAATACACAAAATTGGGCATCTGTCTTTCAATTTAATTGA
- a CDS encoding OPT family oligopeptide transporter: MSHDNLKELTFRGMFLGALITVIFTASNVYLGLKVGMTFASSIPAAVISMAILKFFKDSSILENNMVQTQASSAGTLSSVIFVLPGLLMMGYWQEFPFWQTVLICASGGTLGVLFTIPLRRAMVVNSDLPYPEGVAAAEILKAGNNEESDSGVKDIAYGGIFAGTVAFLTNALRVMSDSASAWFSNGKAVFQLPMGFSLALVGAGYLIGIVGGLAMLFGTFLAWGVAVPYFTATGDMPTDASIVSYAMTEWKTKVRFIGVGTIGIAAIWTLLILLKPMIEGMVHSFRMLKGSQAESENRIDIDLSPKTIIYILLATVVLIVISLYHFVAAAPISAELAVLLVVVCTLLAVLIGFFVAAASGYMAGLVGSSSSPISGIGIISVIVISLVLVTIGKSSGLFETVDGQKFLTALTLFTASIVLTTATISNDNLQDLKTGLLVEATPWRQQVALIIGCFVGALVIAPVLEILYHAYGFTGALPRPDMDPAQALSAPQATIMTTISKGIFTNQLEWTYILSGVGLGVVLIIIDALMRKTSNSRFALPVLAVGIGIYLPPSINMPVVVGAVMAWLLTRNIKRYAKRTNDTEVEKKAERFGTLFAAGLIVGESLMGVILAFIIAASVTSGGSEAPLALALENWDNIGELLGLAVFIFGVFIFVSRVLRAKKSK; this comes from the coding sequence ATGTCTCATGATAATTTAAAAGAATTGACCTTCCGAGGAATGTTCCTTGGGGCGTTAATTACAGTGATCTTCACTGCATCTAACGTTTATTTGGGTCTTAAAGTGGGGATGACTTTCGCCTCCTCCATTCCAGCTGCCGTAATCTCTATGGCAATTTTAAAATTCTTCAAGGATTCCAGTATCTTAGAAAATAACATGGTGCAAACCCAGGCTTCATCAGCGGGGACATTATCTTCTGTTATTTTCGTTCTTCCAGGTCTATTAATGATGGGTTACTGGCAGGAATTCCCATTCTGGCAAACTGTACTTATCTGTGCCTCTGGCGGTACGTTGGGCGTACTATTCACTATTCCATTACGTCGTGCGATGGTGGTAAACAGCGACTTACCTTACCCTGAAGGTGTGGCTGCGGCTGAAATCTTAAAAGCAGGCAATAATGAGGAAAGTGACAGCGGCGTAAAAGATATTGCTTACGGTGGTATTTTCGCGGGAACTGTTGCGTTCTTAACTAATGCATTACGTGTCATGTCTGACAGCGCAAGCGCATGGTTCTCTAACGGTAAAGCCGTTTTCCAATTACCGATGGGTTTCTCTCTTGCCTTAGTGGGTGCGGGTTACTTAATTGGTATCGTAGGCGGTCTTGCGATGTTATTTGGTACATTCCTCGCTTGGGGTGTGGCTGTGCCTTATTTCACCGCAACAGGTGATATGCCAACCGACGCGTCAATCGTGAGCTATGCGATGACCGAATGGAAAACCAAAGTTCGCTTTATTGGTGTGGGTACTATCGGTATTGCAGCGATTTGGACATTATTAATCCTTCTCAAACCAATGATTGAAGGGATGGTTCATTCTTTCCGTATGTTAAAAGGCTCACAAGCTGAATCAGAAAATCGTATTGATATCGACTTATCACCAAAAACCATTATTTATATTTTATTGGCGACTGTCGTATTAATCGTGATTTCCTTATATCACTTCGTTGCAGCGGCACCAATTTCTGCTGAACTTGCCGTGTTATTAGTGGTGGTTTGTACTCTACTTGCGGTGTTAATTGGTTTCTTCGTTGCAGCGGCATCTGGTTATATGGCGGGATTAGTGGGTTCATCTTCAAGCCCAATTTCAGGTATCGGGATTATTTCCGTTATCGTCATTTCACTTGTTTTAGTGACCATTGGTAAAAGCAGTGGCTTATTTGAAACGGTAGACGGTCAAAAATTCTTAACCGCATTGACCTTATTCACGGCATCTATCGTATTAACCACTGCAACTATTTCAAACGATAACTTACAAGACTTAAAAACCGGTCTTTTAGTTGAAGCAACCCCTTGGAGACAGCAGGTTGCGTTAATCATTGGTTGTTTCGTTGGTGCACTAGTGATTGCACCGGTATTAGAAATTTTATACCACGCTTATGGCTTCACGGGGGCATTACCACGTCCAGACATGGATCCAGCACAAGCACTTTCAGCGCCACAAGCGACCATTATGACCACTATTTCAAAAGGTATTTTCACCAATCAATTAGAATGGACTTACATTTTAAGTGGTGTAGGTTTGGGTGTGGTATTAATCATTATTGATGCGCTTATGCGTAAAACGAGTAACAGCCGCTTCGCGCTACCAGTATTAGCAGTCGGTATTGGTATTTACCTTCCACCATCAATCAATATGCCGGTTGTGGTCGGTGCAGTGATGGCATGGCTTCTCACACGCAATATTAAGCGCTACGCAAAACGCACTAATGATACAGAAGTGGAGAAAAAAGCAGAACGTTTCGGTACGCTTTTCGCGGCAGGTTTAATTGTCGGTGAAAGTTTAATGGGCGTTATCTTAGCCTTCATTATTGCGGCATCTGTGACATCAGGTGGTTCTGAAGCACCATTAGCCTTAGCATTAGAAAACTGGGATAATATAGGCGAATTACTCGGTCTTGCCGTGTTTATCTTCGGTGTCTTTATTTTCGTTTCTCGTGTATTACGTGCGAAGAAATCAAAATAA
- the nudE gene encoding ADP compounds hydrolase NudE: MKKQLPHILSLSTVAKSRLFEIQAVDLKFSNGIDRTYERFRPFNRDSVMVIAIDGEDLLLVREYAVGTEQYELGFVKGGMDMGEMPEQSANRELQEEIGFGAKKWTFLRTMKINPQIMGHKMHVLLGEDLYPNQLEGDEPEPLEIVRYPLSQLDALLVSDEFNEARNLTALYTLRDYLKKRK, from the coding sequence ATGAAAAAACAACTTCCACACATTCTCTCCCTTTCCACCGTGGCAAAATCCCGCTTGTTTGAAATTCAAGCTGTCGATCTCAAATTCTCCAATGGAATTGACCGCACTTATGAACGTTTTCGCCCTTTCAATCGAGATTCCGTGATGGTGATTGCGATTGATGGCGAAGATTTACTTCTTGTTCGTGAATACGCGGTCGGAACAGAACAATATGAGTTAGGCTTTGTAAAAGGTGGAATGGATATGGGGGAAATGCCCGAACAAAGTGCCAATCGAGAATTACAGGAAGAAATTGGCTTCGGCGCAAAAAAATGGACATTTTTACGTACCATGAAAATCAATCCACAAATTATGGGGCATAAAATGCACGTTTTATTAGGCGAAGATCTGTATCCAAATCAACTAGAAGGGGATGAGCCTGAACCATTAGAAATCGTGCGTTATCCTTTATCGCAACTTGATGCACTTTTGGTCAGTGATGAATTTAATGAGGCAAGAAACCTAACCGCACTTTATACTTTGCGAGATTATTTAAAAAAACGTAAATAA
- the hslR gene encoding ribosome-associated heat shock protein Hsp15, with amino-acid sequence MAENNEVRLDKWLWAARFYKTRSIAKAMIEGGKVHYNGQRAKVSKNVEVGAMIKLRQGNDEKEIEVIALSDQRRGAPEAQLLYQETAQSVKKREEMAWARKNNALSMPHPDRRPNKKERRDLLKFKHQDEF; translated from the coding sequence ATGGCTGAAAATAACGAAGTACGATTAGATAAATGGCTTTGGGCGGCGCGTTTTTATAAAACTCGTAGCATTGCGAAAGCAATGATTGAAGGGGGCAAAGTTCATTACAATGGCCAACGTGCAAAAGTAAGCAAAAATGTAGAAGTCGGTGCTATGATTAAGCTACGTCAAGGCAACGATGAAAAAGAAATTGAAGTGATTGCTTTAAGCGATCAACGCCGTGGCGCCCCTGAAGCCCAATTGCTTTATCAAGAAACGGCACAGAGTGTGAAAAAACGCGAGGAAATGGCATGGGCAAGAAAAAATAATGCACTTTCGATGCCACATCCTGATCGTCGTCCAAACAAAAAAGAACGTCGAGATTTATTGAAATTTAAACACCAAGATGAGTTCTAA
- a CDS encoding TIGR00645 family protein: MATEQKEITDPCAKYNEQTTFLSKTIFASRWLQVPIYLGLIVVQGIYAYKFMKNLWYLITNVNEMDADTIMLAVLNLIDVVMIANLLVMVTLGGYEIFVSKLRTKNHPDQPEWMSHVNATVLKVKLSMSIISISSIHLLQTFVNASKIPEKTIMWEVIIHFSFLISAIAMAYTDKILYSTSHKNH, from the coding sequence ATGGCAACGGAACAAAAAGAAATCACGGATCCATGTGCAAAATATAATGAACAAACCACTTTTCTAAGCAAAACGATTTTTGCAAGTCGTTGGTTACAAGTACCTATTTACTTAGGTCTAATTGTTGTACAAGGCATCTATGCCTACAAGTTTATGAAAAACTTGTGGTATCTCATCACCAATGTTAATGAAATGGATGCAGACACCATTATGCTCGCCGTACTCAATCTCATTGATGTGGTGATGATTGCTAACTTATTGGTGATGGTGACATTAGGCGGTTATGAGATTTTCGTATCAAAACTACGCACGAAAAACCACCCTGATCAACCTGAATGGATGAGCCATGTGAATGCGACTGTGCTGAAAGTCAAACTTTCTATGTCAATTATCAGCATTTCCTCGATTCACTTATTGCAAACCTTTGTGAATGCCTCAAAAATTCCTGAAAAAACAATTATGTGGGAAGTGATTATTCATTTTTCTTTTTTGATTTCGGCAATTGCAATGGCTTATACCGACAAAATCCTATACAGTACAAGTCACAAAAACCATTAA
- the rmuC gene encoding DNA recombination protein RmuC — protein MSELTSNQYLIIIAVLVFISIVMLFLLSRSKRDTQELQQDLNKTIGDYNQLAERFDSLNAVKNQLEQQAVKAQTHAEGLQTRLNERDEKIQYLEKELDEEQLRYDQIGGQITALKERFGIASAQAESLQGQLQQAQENLLRKEQEQQKTQEKLTALSQELTELKTTLSEKEKHFAEQQQHIEQSKQQLGVEFQNLANRILEEKSQSFNQTNQTALETLLKPFREQIEGFQKRVNEIHSESVKGNAGLEAEIKKVLEIGLNMSKEANNLTSALKGEKKTLGNWGEVQLERALQLAGLIENVHYSAQAHFKDEQGGRNYPDFVLNLPDEKNIIIDSKMSLNAYESAVNSEDEFERERLLREHIKALKNHIDDLHRKDYSNLIGMRSPNFVLMFIAVEPAYIEALKLDPSLFNYGYEKNVIMVSHTTLMPILRTVANLWRIERGNAEAKEIAEKAGEIYNQICLVAERLNKLGNTLSTVSNQYNSTVTALVGQQGLVGKVERFKDLSAKANKSMPNVELLNNDVDLTRLSLITTENEVK, from the coding sequence ATGTCAGAACTCACCTCTAATCAATATTTAATCATCATTGCCGTGCTGGTTTTTATCAGTATTGTGATGCTTTTTCTATTAAGCCGCAGCAAACGAGATACGCAAGAATTACAACAAGATCTCAATAAAACTATCGGCGATTACAATCAATTAGCGGAGCGTTTTGATTCTTTAAATGCGGTCAAAAATCAATTAGAACAGCAAGCCGTTAAAGCACAAACTCATGCAGAAGGTTTGCAAACTCGCCTTAATGAACGTGATGAAAAAATCCAATATTTAGAAAAAGAATTAGATGAAGAGCAACTCCGTTACGATCAAATTGGCGGGCAAATCACCGCATTAAAAGAACGTTTTGGGATAGCATCTGCACAAGCCGAAAGCTTGCAAGGGCAATTACAACAAGCTCAGGAAAATCTACTTAGAAAAGAACAAGAGCAGCAAAAAACGCAGGAAAAATTGACCGCACTTTCACAAGAATTAACGGAGCTCAAAACCACCCTTTCCGAAAAAGAAAAACATTTTGCTGAACAGCAACAGCATATTGAGCAATCCAAACAACAGCTAGGCGTGGAATTCCAAAATCTGGCCAACCGTATTTTGGAAGAAAAAAGCCAATCCTTTAATCAAACCAATCAAACCGCATTGGAAACCTTGTTGAAGCCTTTCCGTGAACAAATCGAAGGCTTTCAAAAACGAGTCAATGAAATCCATTCGGAATCGGTGAAAGGCAATGCGGGTTTAGAAGCGGAAATCAAAAAGGTGTTGGAAATTGGCTTAAACATGTCGAAAGAAGCCAATAATTTAACCTCTGCACTAAAAGGAGAAAAGAAAACCTTAGGTAACTGGGGAGAAGTGCAACTTGAGCGCGCACTTCAGTTGGCTGGTTTAATTGAGAACGTGCATTACAGTGCACAAGCGCATTTTAAAGATGAGCAAGGCGGACGAAACTATCCTGATTTTGTGCTGAATCTGCCCGATGAGAAAAATATCATCATTGATAGCAAAATGTCATTGAATGCTTATGAAAGTGCGGTCAATTCTGAGGATGAATTTGAACGTGAGCGTTTACTAAGGGAGCATATTAAAGCCCTGAAAAATCACATTGATGACTTGCACCGCAAGGATTACAGCAATTTGATTGGCATGCGCAGCCCTAATTTTGTCTTGATGTTCATCGCAGTGGAACCCGCTTATATTGAAGCCTTAAAATTAGACCCAAGTCTGTTTAATTATGGCTATGAGAAAAATGTCATTATGGTTTCACACACGACTCTCATGCCAATTTTGCGTACTGTGGCGAATTTGTGGCGTATCGAACGAGGTAATGCTGAGGCTAAAGAAATCGCGGAAAAAGCAGGTGAAATTTACAACCAGATTTGCTTGGTGGCCGAACGCTTAAACAAACTAGGCAACACCCTTTCCACTGTGAGCAATCAATACAACAGCACCGTCACCGCCCTTGTGGGACAACAAGGTTTAGTGGGGAAAGTGGAACGCTTTAAAGACTTGTCAGCGAAAGCTAACAAGAGTATGCCAAACGTTGAGTTGCTCAATAATGACGTGGATTTAACGCGCCTATCCCTTATCACTACCGAGAATGAGGTAAAATAA
- the aphA gene encoding acid phosphatase AphA: protein MKNLLKLSAIAILAASAVSTFASNKEPYTEQGTNAREMTEQKPIHWISVEQLKKELEGKAPINVSFDIDDTVLFSSPCFYHGQEKYSPGKNDYLKNQDFWNEVNAGCDQYSIPKQIAVDLINMHQARGDQIYFITGRTAGDKDGVTPVLQKAFNIKDMHPVEFMGGRKLPTKYNKTPGIIEHKVSIHYGDSDDDILAAKEAGIRGIRLMRAANSTYQPMPTLGGYGEEVLINSNY from the coding sequence ATGAAAAATTTACTTAAACTTTCTGCCATTGCAATTTTAGCGGCAAGTGCAGTCTCTACTTTTGCATCAAACAAAGAACCTTACACTGAACAAGGTACGAATGCTCGTGAAATGACAGAGCAAAAACCGATTCACTGGATCTCTGTTGAGCAGTTGAAAAAAGAATTAGAAGGCAAAGCACCCATTAATGTGAGCTTCGACATTGATGATACTGTACTTTTCAGTAGCCCTTGTTTCTACCACGGCCAAGAAAAATACTCACCAGGTAAAAATGATTACTTAAAAAATCAAGATTTCTGGAATGAAGTGAATGCAGGTTGTGACCAATATTCCATTCCAAAACAAATTGCGGTGGATTTAATTAATATGCACCAAGCACGTGGTGACCAAATTTATTTTATTACCGGTCGTACAGCTGGCGATAAAGATGGTGTGACACCTGTGCTACAAAAAGCCTTTAATATTAAAGATATGCACCCTGTAGAATTCATGGGCGGTCGCAAACTTCCAACTAAATATAACAAAACACCGGGTATTATTGAGCACAAAGTGAGTATTCACTATGGTGACAGCGATGACGATATCCTAGCCGCAAAAGAAGCAGGTATTCGTGGTATTCGTTTAATGCGTGCAGCAAACTCTACTTACCAACCAATGCCAACCCTTGGTGGCTACGGTGAAGAAGTATTGATTAACTCAAACTACTAA
- the hslV gene encoding ATP-dependent protease subunit HslV has protein sequence MTTIVSVRRNGQVVVGGDGQVSLGNTVMKGNARKVRRLYNGKVLAGFAGGTADAFTLFELFERKLEMHQGHLLKAAVELAKDWRTDRALRKLEAMLIVADEKESLIITGIGDVVQPEADQILAIGSGGNYALSAARALVENTDLSAREIVEKSLKIAGDICVFTNTNFTIEELPNK, from the coding sequence ATGACAACAATTGTAAGCGTACGTCGTAATGGCCAAGTGGTTGTTGGGGGCGATGGACAGGTTTCATTAGGCAATACCGTCATGAAAGGGAATGCCCGTAAAGTACGCCGTTTATATAATGGCAAAGTTCTAGCCGGTTTCGCAGGCGGAACAGCGGATGCGTTCACCTTATTTGAATTATTTGAGCGAAAATTAGAAATGCATCAAGGGCATTTGTTAAAAGCCGCCGTGGAATTAGCCAAAGATTGGCGAACCGATCGTGCGTTACGCAAGTTAGAAGCGATGCTGATTGTGGCGGATGAAAAAGAAAGTTTAATCATTACCGGTATTGGTGATGTGGTGCAACCGGAAGCCGATCAGATTTTAGCCATTGGTTCTGGCGGTAATTATGCATTATCGGCAGCCCGTGCGTTGGTGGAAAATACCGATTTATCAGCTCGTGAAATTGTGGAAAAATCTTTAAAAATTGCCGGTGATATTTGCGTGTTTACCAATACAAATTTCACTATCGAAGAATTACCGAATAAATAA
- the hslU gene encoding HslU--HslV peptidase ATPase subunit, producing the protein MSEMTPREIVSELDQHIIGQKEAKRAVAIALRNRWRRMQLQEPLRHEVTPKNILMIGPTGVGKTEIARRLAKLANAPFIKVEATKFTEVGYVGKEVDSIIRDLTDSAMKLVRQQEIAKNRAKAEDAAEDRILDALLPPPKNQWGEVENHDTNSSTRQAFRKKLREGQLDDKEIEIDVSAGVSMGVEIMAPPGMEEMTNQLQSMFQSLGSDKTKKRKMKIKDALKTLIDDEAAKLINPEELKQKAIDAVEQNGIVFIDEIDKICKKGEYSGADVSREGVQRDLLPLVEGSTVNTKHGMVKTDHILFIASGAFQVARPSDLIPELQGRLPIRVELSALTAEDFERILTEPNASLTEQYKALMATEGVSIEFTQDAIKKIAEAAFRVNEKTENIGARRLHTVMERLMDKISFDASEMDGQTVNIDAAYVSEALGEVIENEDLSRFIL; encoded by the coding sequence ATGTCTGAAATGACCCCTCGTGAAATTGTTTCCGAATTAGATCAACATATTATCGGCCAAAAAGAGGCGAAAAGAGCGGTTGCAATCGCATTACGTAACCGTTGGAGAAGAATGCAGTTACAAGAGCCACTTCGTCATGAAGTGACGCCTAAAAATATTTTAATGATTGGGCCAACGGGTGTGGGTAAAACCGAGATTGCGCGTCGTCTTGCAAAATTAGCCAATGCGCCATTCATTAAAGTGGAAGCGACCAAGTTCACCGAAGTGGGCTATGTGGGGAAAGAAGTGGATTCCATTATCCGTGATTTAACGGACAGTGCGATGAAATTAGTTCGCCAACAAGAAATTGCGAAAAATCGTGCGAAAGCAGAAGATGCAGCGGAAGATCGTATTTTAGATGCATTATTGCCTCCACCGAAAAATCAATGGGGTGAAGTCGAAAACCACGACACCAACAGTAGCACTCGCCAAGCGTTCCGTAAAAAATTACGTGAAGGGCAATTAGACGATAAAGAAATCGAAATTGATGTGTCTGCGGGCGTTTCAATGGGCGTAGAAATCATGGCGCCTCCAGGCATGGAAGAAATGACGAATCAGTTGCAATCCATGTTCCAAAGTCTGGGGTCGGATAAAACCAAAAAACGCAAAATGAAAATTAAGGATGCATTAAAAACCTTAATTGACGATGAAGCGGCCAAATTGATTAATCCGGAAGAATTGAAGCAAAAAGCCATTGATGCAGTTGAGCAAAACGGTATCGTGTTTATTGATGAGATTGACAAGATCTGTAAAAAAGGCGAATACAGTGGTGCGGATGTTTCTCGTGAAGGTGTGCAACGTGACTTATTACCATTAGTGGAGGGCTCAACGGTGAATACCAAACACGGGATGGTAAAAACTGATCATATTCTCTTTATTGCATCGGGTGCCTTCCAAGTGGCGCGTCCATCGGATTTAATCCCAGAGTTGCAAGGTCGTTTGCCGATTCGTGTTGAATTATCAGCATTAACGGCAGAGGATTTTGAGCGTATTCTAACTGAGCCAAATGCGTCTTTAACGGAGCAATATAAAGCGCTCATGGCAACAGAAGGTGTGAGCATTGAGTTTACACAAGATGCCATTAAGAAGATTGCTGAAGCCGCCTTCCGTGTGAATGAGAAAACAGAGAATATCGGTGCAAGACGTTTACATACCGTGATGGAACGTTTAATGGATAAAATCTCATTTGATGCGAGTGAAATGGACGGTCAAACTGTTAATATCGACGCAGCTTATGTGAGTGAGGCATTAGGCGAAGTGATTGAAAACGAAGATTTAAGTCGATTCATTCTGTAA